A window of the Henckelia pumila isolate YLH828 chromosome 3, ASM3356847v2, whole genome shotgun sequence genome harbors these coding sequences:
- the LOC140886131 gene encoding V-type proton ATPase subunit a3-like, with protein MGERGRGGCCPPMDLMRSEPMQLVQIIIPVESANLSVSYLGDIGLIQFKDLNVEKSPFQRTYATQIKRCGEMARKLRFFRDQMSKAGLSPQARSMTQPVISLDDLEVKLGDLEAELVEINTNSEKLQRSYNELVEYRLVLQKAGDFFHSARSSAEAHQTEYASNQSGEESLETPLLSEQGVTVDSAKQVKLGFITGLVPREKSMAFERILFRATRGNVFLKQAAVDETVIDPVSGEKVEKNVFAVFFSGERAKNKILKICEAFGANRYAFNEDLGKQGQMITETSGRLSEFKTTIDAGLVHRGNLLQIIGEQFEQWNFLVRKEKSIYHTLNMLSIDVTKKCLVAEGWSPVFASKQIQDALQRATHDSNSQVDAIVQVLQTREMPPTYFRTNKFTTAYQEIVDAYGVAKYQEANPGVYTIVTFPFLFAVMFGDWGHGICLLLATLFFIIREKKLSSQKLGDIMEMTFGGRYVILLMSIFSIYTGLIYNEFFSVPFELFARSAYVCRDPACRDSTTVGLIKERDTYPFGVDPAWHGSRSELPFLNSLKMKMSILLGVSQMNLGIILSYFNAKFFKNSLNTWFQFIPQMIFLNSLFGYLSVLIIIKWCTGSQADLYHVMIYMFLSPTDEIGENQLFPGQKTVQLVLLLLALVSVPWMLFPKPFLLKREHNRHHGESYAPLPGTDESLQSEANHNSHGHDEFEFSEVFVHQLIHTIEFVLGAVSNTASYLRLWALSLAHSELSTVFYEKVLLLAWGYNNVIILIVGLIVFIFATVGVLLVMETLSAFLHALRLHWVEFQNKFYEGDGYKFYPFSFALLDYEEE; from the exons ATGGGGGAGCGGGGGAGAGGAGGATGCTGTCCGCCGATGGATCTGATGCGGTCCGAACCGATGCAGCTCGTCCAAATCATCATCCCCGTCGAATCGGCTAATCTATCAGTCTCGTACCTCGGAGACATCGGTCTCATACAATTCAAAGAT CTGAATGTGGAAAAAAGTCCATTCCAACGAACATATGCCACCCAG ATTAAAAGATGTGGAGAAATGGCACGAAAGTTGAGATTTTTTCGTGACCAAATGTCAAAGGCAGGGTTGTCACCTCAAGCAAGATCTATGACACAGCCTGTAATTAGTTTGGATGACCTTGAG GTTAAACTCGGGGACCTTGAGGCTGAGCTGGTTGAGATAAACACAAATAGTGAAAAGTTGCAGCGATCCTACAACGAACTAGTAGAATACAGGCTCGTTCTCCAAAAG GCTGGTGATTTCTTTCACTCTGCAAGGAGCAGTGCTGAGGCTCATCAAACAGAATATGCATCAAATCAAAGTGGTGAGGAGTCCTTGGAAACTCCGCTATTATCAGAGCAG GGAGTGACAGTTGATTCTGCCAAACAAGTTAAGTTAGGATTCATCACTGGACTTGTTCCCAGGGAAAAGTCAATGGCCTTTGAGAGGATTTTATTCCGTGCGACCAGGGGTAATGTGTTTCTGAAGCAGGCTGCAGTTGATGAGACAGTCATTGATCCTGTATCTGGGGAGAAG GTTGAAAAAAATGTATTTGCTGTCTTTTTTTCTGGAGAAAGAGCGAAAAACAAAATTCTCAAAATATGTGAAGCATTTGGAGCAAATAGATATGCTTTCAACGAGGACTTGGGCAAGCAAGGTCAAATGATTACTGAG ACCTCCGGTAGACTCTCAGAGTTTAAAACTACAATAGATGCAGGCCTGGTGCATCGTGGAAACTTGCTACAAATTATTGGAGAACAATTTGAGCAGTGGAACTTCTTG GTGAGGAAGGAGAAATCCATATATCATACTCTTAATATGCTTAGCATAGATGTCACCAAGAAATGCCTGGTGGCAGAAGGATGGAGTCCTGTTTTCGCATCAAAACAG ATTCAGGATGCATTGCAGCGTGCTACACATGACTCCAATTCACAGGTTGATGCTATAGTTCAAGTCTTGCAAACACGCGAAATGCCACCTACATATTTTCGAACAAACAAATTCACTACAGCTTACCAAGAGATTGTTGATGCATATGG GGTTGCCAAGTATCAGGAAGCAAACCCCGGTGTTTACACCATTGTAACATTTCCATTTCTTTTTGCCGTCATGTTTGGTGACTGGGGGCATGGCATATGCCTTCTACTTGCGACACTATTTTTTATTATCAGAGAGAAAAAACTCTCTAGTCAG AAACTTGGAGACATCATGGAAATGACCTTTGGTGGTCGATATGTCATTCTGCTTATGTCAATTTTCTCAATTTACACTGGGTTGATCTATAATGAATTTTTTTCCGTGCCATTTGAATTATTTGCCCGATCGGCATATGTGTGCCGCGATCCCGCTTGCAG GGATTCTACTACTGTGGGCTTGATCAAAGAACGAGACACCTATCCGTTTGGAGTTGACCCTGCATGGCATGGTTCCCGCAGTGAGCTACCGTTTCTTAATTCATTGAAAATGAAAATGTCGATCCTACTTGGAGTTTCCCAGATGAACCTGGGAATAATATTGAGCTATTTTAATGCCAAATTCTTCAAGAATAGCCTGAATACATG GTTCCAATTTATTCCCCAGATGATATTCTTGAACAGTCTATTTGGCTACCTTTCTGTCCTTATAATCATTAAATGGTGCACTGGATCCCAAGCTGACTTATATCATGTTATGATATACATGTTTTTGAGCCCTACCGATGAGATTGGTGAAAACCAGCTGTTCCCTGGTCAGAAGACAGTTCAG CTTGTTTTGTTACTGTTGGCACTTGTTTCTGTACCATGGATGCTGTTTCCAAAGCCGTTCCTTTTAAAGAGAGAACATAAC AGGCACCATGGAGAGTCTTATGCACCCCTTCCAGGAACAGACGAGTCGTTGCAATCAGAAGCAAATCACAATTCCCATGGTCATGACGAGTTTGAATTCAGTGAAGTTTTTGTGCATCAACTTATCCATACAATAGAATTTGTGCTCGGGGCAGTCTCAAATACAGCGTCTTATCTTCGTTTATGGGCTCTTAG TCTTGCCCACTCTGAGCTGTCCACTGTGTTCTACGAGAAGGTTCTTCTTCTGGCATGGGG GTATAACAATGTAATTATCCTTATCGTTGGCTTAATCGTCTTCATATTCGCCACTGTTGGCGTGTTGTTAGTGATGGAAACACTTAGTGCCTTCCTCCATGCCCTGAGACTTCATTGGGTGGAGTTCCAAAATAAGTTCTATGAAGGAGATGGTTACAAGTTTTATCCATTCTCGTTCGCCTTACTCGATTACGAAGAGGAATGA